The sequence GCGCCTTCCCGTGCTGGGTATCGAGTTGCCGCGGCCGGCCAAGCCCTTGCTGGACTACATGGAGCGGGCCTTTGCCCGGGATTCCTTCCAGGCCAGCCTGTCCGCCGCCGAACGCGATATGCGCTGAGGAGAACCAGATGAATTCCAGTCGTCCCTACCTGGTCCGCGCCCTCTACGAGTGGATCGTCGACAACAACTGCACGCCGCACCTGCTGGTCAATGCCGAGCATGCCGGCGTGCGGGTTCCGCCCGGTTACGCCAATGATGGCCAGATCGTGCTCAACGTCTCGCCCAGCGCCGTGCGTCATCTGCACATGGATAACGAGGCGGTGAGTTTCGAAGGTCGTTTCGGCGGGGTTGCCCACAGCCTCTATATCCCTTCGGCGGCGGTCCTCGCCATCTACGCCAGGGAGAACGG is a genomic window of Pseudomonas resinovorans NBRC 106553 containing:
- a CDS encoding ClpXP protease specificity-enhancing factor, with product MNSSRPYLVRALYEWIVDNNCTPHLLVNAEHAGVRVPPGYANDGQIVLNVSPSAVRHLHMDNEAVSFEGRFGGVAHSLYIPSAAVLAIYARENGQGMVFDLEPPLPGDDEPDDDGPSDEPPGSGGEPSRPSGRPSLKVVK